One Lepus europaeus isolate LE1 chromosome 7, mLepTim1.pri, whole genome shotgun sequence DNA segment encodes these proteins:
- the LOC133764225 gene encoding olfactory receptor 5AK2-like: MDQNNGTERTEFILLGFAGQHETWPILFMVFLVIYVTSLVGNIGMVLLIKIDPCLHTPMYFFLQHLAFVDLCYTSAITPKMLKNFVGTDHSISFIGCVVQLLVYGTFATIDCYILAAMAVDRYVAICNPLRYPVVMSQKLCIQLLAGSYVMGFLNASVNTGFTFSLKFCKSNAINHFFCDVPPILALSCSNVDFNIKVLTVFVGLNLTCTVLVVIFSYLYILAAILRISSAEGRKKAFSTCASHLTAVTIFYGTLSYMYLHHRTNESQEQEKVASVFYGIIIPMLNPLIYSLRNQDVIEAFKRIGKKCF; encoded by the coding sequence ATGGACCAAAATAATGGCACTGAAAGGACTGAATTCATTCTTCTGGGATTTGCCGGCCAACACGAGACTTGGCCTATCCTCTTTATGGTATTTCTAGTGATCTATGTGACCTCCTTGGTGGGTAATATTGGAATGGTCCTACTCATCAAAATTGACCCTTGCCTTCATACCCCTATGTACTTTTTCCTCCAACACTTGGCGTTTGTGGATCTCTGTTACACCTCTGCTATCACTCCCAAGATGTTGAAAAATTTTGTAGGGACAGATCATTCCATCTCATTTATAGGATGTGTGGTACAATTACTAGTCTATGGAACTTTCGCAACAATCGACTGCTACATCCTGGCTGCCATGGCAGTGGACCGTTACGTGGCCATCTGCAACCCACTTCGCTACCCAGTTGTCATGTCCCAGAAACTCTGCATTCAGCTGCTAGCTGGTTCATATGTCATGGGTTTCCTAAATGCTTCTGTAAACACAGGTTTTACTTTCTCATTGAAATTTTGCAAGTCCAATGCAATTAATCACTTTTTCTGTGATGTACCTCCAATTCTTGCCCTTTCTTGCTCCAATGTTGACTTCAACATCAAGGTACTAACTGTCTTTGTGGGTTTGAACTTGACATGCACCGTGTTGGTGGTCATCTTTTCCTACCTATATATCCTGGCTGCCATCCTGAGGATATCTTCTGCAGAGGGGAGGAAAAAAGCCTTTTCCACATGTGCCTCCCATCTGACAGCAGTCACAATTTTTTATGGGACTCTCTCTTATATGTATCTACATCATCGTACCAATGAATCTCAAGAGCAAGAAAAAGTGGCTTCTGTGTTTTATGGCATTATTATCCCAATGTTAAATCCTTTGATCTATAGTCTAAGAAACCAAGATGTGATAGAAGCCTTTAAAAGAATAGGAAAGAAATGTTTCTAA